One part of the Malus sylvestris chromosome 2, drMalSylv7.2, whole genome shotgun sequence genome encodes these proteins:
- the LOC126607046 gene encoding serine/threonine-protein kinase RIPK-like: protein MVVKKVVSWRSFVPNCYKTEVPPKKSSKKVVAKETSSQRISPSDLSNPSTTLSEDLSISLAGSNLHVFTLEELKVITQSFSQSNFLGEGGFGPVHKGFIDDKLRPGLAAQPVAVKLLDLDGTQGHREWLTEVIFLGQLRHPHLVKLIGYCCEDAHRLLVYEYMPRGSLENQLFRRYSMSLPWSSRMKIALGAAKGLAFLHGAEKPVIYRDFKASNILLDSDCTPKLSDFGLAKDGPEGDETHVSTRVMGTQGYAAPEYVMTGHLTAASDVYSFGVVLLELLTGRRSVDKNRPHREQNLVEWARPKLNEPRKLSRIMDPRLEGQYSEHGARKAAALAFECLSHRAKQRPKMSEVVKTLEPLKDFEDVPLAFVYTAPSESDNSIKDVKDGDAQKDLKKNNNHHNYKHHQLRSPTESDNSIKDVKDGDAENNHNHDKHDQIRSPRSPHYSSENYAATES from the exons ATGGTGGTCAAGAAGGTCGTCTCATGGAGGTCTTTTGTGCCGAACTGCTACAAAACTGAGGTTCCACCAAAAAAGAGCAGCAAGAAAGTGGTGGCAAAAGAAACCTCATCCCAAAGGATTTCACCATCTGATCTGAGCAATCCAAGCACAACATTGTCGGAAGATCTTTCGATATCTCTTGCAGGCTCTAATCTTCACGTCTTCACACTTGAGGAGCTGAAAGTGATCACACAAAGCTTCTCGCAAAGCAACTTTCTTGGAGAAGGCGGGTTCGGGCCGGTGCATAAAGGGTTCATTGATGACAAGCTTAGGCCTGGTTTGGCAGCGCAGCCGGTGGCGGTGAAACTCTTGGACTTGGATGGCACTCAGGGCCATAGGGAGTGGCTG aCTGAGGTGATTTTTCTTGGGCAATTGAGACATCCACACCTTGTGAAGCTCATAGGCTATTGCTGTGAAGATGCACACAGACTTCTGGTTTATGAGTACATGCCGAGAGGCAGTTTAGAGAACCAGCTATTCAGAA GATATTCGATGTCCCTTCCATGGTCGTCAAGAATGAAAATTGCGCTTGGAGCAGCAAAAGGCCTTGCCTTCCTCCATGGAGCAGAAAAACCCGTCATATATCGTGATTTTAAAGCTTCAAACATCTTGTTGGACTCT GATTGTACTCCCAAGCTCTCTGATTTCGGATTAGCAAAAGACGGCCCAGAAGGAGATGAAACGCATGTTTCCACAAGAGTTATGGGCACACAAGGCTATGCTGCTCCTGAATACGTCATGACAG GCCACTTGACAGCAGCGAGTGATGTGTATAGCTTTGGAGTTGTACTATTGGAGCTTCTAACAGGAAGGAGATCTGTGGACAAAAACAGACCTCACAGAGAGCAAAACCTAGTAGAGTGGGCAAGGCCTAAGTTAAACGAACCCCGGAAACTCAGCCGGATCATGGACCCGAGACTCGAAGGCCAGTACTCCGAACATGGAGCTAGAAAAGCCGCTGCATTGGCCTTCGAATGCCTCAGCCACCGGGCGAAGCAAAGACCAAAAATGAGCGAAGTGGTCAAGACCTTAGAGCCACTCAAGGATTTTGAAGACGTCCCCCTTGCATTCGTGTACACAGCTCCATCTGAATCCGATAATTCGATTAAGGATGTAAAAGATGGTGATGCACAGAAggatttgaagaaaaataacaACCACCATAACTACAAGCATCATCAGCTAAGATCACCAACCGAATCCGATAATTCGATTAAAGACGTAAAAGATGGTGACGCGGAGAACAACCACAATCACGACAAGCATGATCAAATAAGATCACCAAGGTCTCCACATTACTCGTCAGAAAATTATGCTGCAACAGAATCATAG